A genomic stretch from Parus major isolate Abel chromosome 28, Parus_major1.1, whole genome shotgun sequence includes:
- the TPM4 gene encoding tropomyosin alpha-4 chain isoform X2, with protein MEAIKKKMQMLKLDKENAIDRAEQAETDKKAAEDKCKQVEDELVALQKKLKGTEDELDKYSEALKDAQEKLEQAEKKATDAEGEVAALNRRIQLVEEELDRAQERLATALQKLEEAEKAADESERGMKVIENRAMKDEEKMEIQEMQLKEAKHIAEEADRKYEEVARKLVILEGELERAEERAEVSEVKCSDLEEELKNVTNNLKSLEAQSEKYSEKEDKYEEEIKILSDKLKEAETRAEFAERTVAKLEKSIDDLEDELYAQKLKYKAISEELDHALNDMTSL; from the exons ATGGAAGCTATTAAGAAAAAGATGCAGATGTTGAAGTTAGACAAAGAGAATGCCAttgacagagcagagcaggctgagaCGGATAAGAAGGCAGCTGAGGACAAATGTAAGCAG GTAGAGGATGAGCTGGTAGCTCTGCAGAAGAAGTTGAAAGGAACTGAAGATGAGCTAGATAAGTACTCAGAGGCTCTCAAAGATGCCCAGGAAAAACTGGAGCAGGCTGAGAAGAAGGCCACCGAT GCTGAAGGTGAGGTGGCAGCTCTGAACAGACGCATCCAGCTCGTGGAAGAGGAGTTGGATCGCGCCCAGGAACGACtggccacagccctgcagaaattggaggaggctgagaaagcagcagatgagAGTGAGAG AGGAATGAAAGTTATTGAGAACAGAGCAatgaaagatgaagagaaaatggaaattcaggAAATGCAGTTGAAGGAGGCCAAGCACATTGCTGAAGAAGCTGATCGCAAGTATGAGGAG GTTGCCCGTAAACTGGTTATTTTGGAGGGTGAACTGGAAAGAGCTGAGGAGCGTGCAGAGGTGTCTGAAGT TAAATGTAGTGACCTTGAAGAGGAGTTAAAGAACGTCACAAACAACCTGAAATCTTTGGAAGCTCAATCTGAAAAG TactcagaaaaagaagataaatatgaagaagaaatCAAGATTCTCTCTGACAAGCTGAAAGAA GCTGAAACTCGTGCGGAATTTGCAGAGAGAACTGTTGCCAAACTGGAAAAGTCTATTGATGACCTGGAAG ATGAGCTCTACGCTCAGAAGCTGAAGTACAAAGCCATCAGTGAGGAGCTCGACCATGCCCTCAACGACATGACCTCTTTGTGA
- the TPM4 gene encoding tropomyosin alpha-4 chain isoform X1: MEAIKKKMQMLKLDKENAIDRAEQAETDKKAAEDKCKQVEDELVALQKKLKGTEDELDKYSEALKDAQEKLEQAEKKATDAEGEVAALNRRIQLVEEELDRAQERLATALQKLEEAEKAADESERGMKVIENRAMKDEEKMEIQEMQLKEAKHIAEEADRKYEEVARKLVILEGELERAEERAEVSEVKCSDLEEELKNVTNNLKSLEAQSEKYSEKEDKYEEEIKILSDKLKEAETRAEFAERTVAKLEKSIDDLEEKLAQAKEENLGLHQTLDQTLNELNCI; this comes from the exons ATGGAAGCTATTAAGAAAAAGATGCAGATGTTGAAGTTAGACAAAGAGAATGCCAttgacagagcagagcaggctgagaCGGATAAGAAGGCAGCTGAGGACAAATGTAAGCAG GTAGAGGATGAGCTGGTAGCTCTGCAGAAGAAGTTGAAAGGAACTGAAGATGAGCTAGATAAGTACTCAGAGGCTCTCAAAGATGCCCAGGAAAAACTGGAGCAGGCTGAGAAGAAGGCCACCGAT GCTGAAGGTGAGGTGGCAGCTCTGAACAGACGCATCCAGCTCGTGGAAGAGGAGTTGGATCGCGCCCAGGAACGACtggccacagccctgcagaaattggaggaggctgagaaagcagcagatgagAGTGAGAG AGGAATGAAAGTTATTGAGAACAGAGCAatgaaagatgaagagaaaatggaaattcaggAAATGCAGTTGAAGGAGGCCAAGCACATTGCTGAAGAAGCTGATCGCAAGTATGAGGAG GTTGCCCGTAAACTGGTTATTTTGGAGGGTGAACTGGAAAGAGCTGAGGAGCGTGCAGAGGTGTCTGAAGT TAAATGTAGTGACCTTGAAGAGGAGTTAAAGAACGTCACAAACAACCTGAAATCTTTGGAAGCTCAATCTGAAAAG TactcagaaaaagaagataaatatgaagaagaaatCAAGATTCTCTCTGACAAGCTGAAAGAA GCTGAAACTCGTGCGGAATTTGCAGAGAGAACTGTTGCCAAACTGGAAAAGTCTATTGATGACCTGGAAG AAAAACTTGCTCAAGCCAAAGAGGAGAACTTGGGCTTGCACCAGACACTGGACCAGACGCTAAACGAACTGAACTGTATATGA
- the TPM4 gene encoding tropomyosin alpha-4 chain isoform X3 produces MAAPSSLEAVKRKIQCLQQQADEAEDRAQVLQRELDLERDLREKAEGEVAALNRRIQLVEEELDRAQERLATALQKLEEAEKAADESERGMKVIENRAMKDEEKMEIQEMQLKEAKHIAEEADRKYEEVARKLVILEGELERAEERAEVSEVKCSDLEEELKNVTNNLKSLEAQSEKYSEKEDKYEEEIKILSDKLKEAETRAEFAERTVAKLEKSIDDLEEKLAQAKEENLGLHQTLDQTLNELNCI; encoded by the exons ATGGCCGCGCCGAGCTCCCTGGAAGCCGTCAAGAGGAAGATCCAGTGCCTGCAGCAACAGGCGGATGAGGCGGAGGATCGCGCCCAGGTCCTCCAGCGGGAGCTGGACCTGGAACGGGACCTGCGGGAGAAA GCTGAAGGTGAGGTGGCAGCTCTGAACAGACGCATCCAGCTCGTGGAAGAGGAGTTGGATCGCGCCCAGGAACGACtggccacagccctgcagaaattggaggaggctgagaaagcagcagatgagAGTGAGAG AGGAATGAAAGTTATTGAGAACAGAGCAatgaaagatgaagagaaaatggaaattcaggAAATGCAGTTGAAGGAGGCCAAGCACATTGCTGAAGAAGCTGATCGCAAGTATGAGGAG GTTGCCCGTAAACTGGTTATTTTGGAGGGTGAACTGGAAAGAGCTGAGGAGCGTGCAGAGGTGTCTGAAGT TAAATGTAGTGACCTTGAAGAGGAGTTAAAGAACGTCACAAACAACCTGAAATCTTTGGAAGCTCAATCTGAAAAG TactcagaaaaagaagataaatatgaagaagaaatCAAGATTCTCTCTGACAAGCTGAAAGAA GCTGAAACTCGTGCGGAATTTGCAGAGAGAACTGTTGCCAAACTGGAAAAGTCTATTGATGACCTGGAAG AAAAACTTGCTCAAGCCAAAGAGGAGAACTTGGGCTTGCACCAGACACTGGACCAGACGCTAAACGAACTGAACTGTATATGA
- the TPM4 gene encoding tropomyosin alpha-4 chain isoform X4, with protein sequence MAAPSSLEAVKRKIQCLQQQADEAEDRAQVLQRELDLERDLREKAEGEVAALNRRIQLVEEELDRAQERLATALQKLEEAEKAADESERGMKVIENRAMKDEEKMEIQEMQLKEAKHIAEEADRKYEEVARKLVILEGELERAEERAEVSEVKCSDLEEELKNVTNNLKSLEAQSEKYSEKEDKYEEEIKILSDKLKEAETRAEFAERTVAKLEKSIDDLEDELYAQKLKYKAISEELDHALNDMTSL encoded by the exons ATGGCCGCGCCGAGCTCCCTGGAAGCCGTCAAGAGGAAGATCCAGTGCCTGCAGCAACAGGCGGATGAGGCGGAGGATCGCGCCCAGGTCCTCCAGCGGGAGCTGGACCTGGAACGGGACCTGCGGGAGAAA GCTGAAGGTGAGGTGGCAGCTCTGAACAGACGCATCCAGCTCGTGGAAGAGGAGTTGGATCGCGCCCAGGAACGACtggccacagccctgcagaaattggaggaggctgagaaagcagcagatgagAGTGAGAG AGGAATGAAAGTTATTGAGAACAGAGCAatgaaagatgaagagaaaatggaaattcaggAAATGCAGTTGAAGGAGGCCAAGCACATTGCTGAAGAAGCTGATCGCAAGTATGAGGAG GTTGCCCGTAAACTGGTTATTTTGGAGGGTGAACTGGAAAGAGCTGAGGAGCGTGCAGAGGTGTCTGAAGT TAAATGTAGTGACCTTGAAGAGGAGTTAAAGAACGTCACAAACAACCTGAAATCTTTGGAAGCTCAATCTGAAAAG TactcagaaaaagaagataaatatgaagaagaaatCAAGATTCTCTCTGACAAGCTGAAAGAA GCTGAAACTCGTGCGGAATTTGCAGAGAGAACTGTTGCCAAACTGGAAAAGTCTATTGATGACCTGGAAG ATGAGCTCTACGCTCAGAAGCTGAAGTACAAAGCCATCAGTGAGGAGCTCGACCATGCCCTCAACGACATGACCTCTTTGTGA